A region of Bacillus rossius redtenbacheri isolate Brsri chromosome 2, Brsri_v3, whole genome shotgun sequence DNA encodes the following proteins:
- the LOC134529937 gene encoding EZH inhibitory protein-like produces MALTGSKCRTRDRVPGSKCRTRDRVPGSKCRIRDRVPGSKCRTRDRVPGTKCRTRDRVPGSKCRTRDRVPGTKCRTRDRVPGSKCRTRDRVPGSKCRTRDRVPGSKCRIRDRVPGSKCRTRDRVPGPKCRTRDRVPGSKCRTRDRVPGSKCRTRDRVPGSKCRIRDRVPGSKCRTRDRVPGSKCRTRDRVPGPKCRTRDRVPGSKCRTRDRVPGSKCRTRDRVPGSKCRTRDRVPGTKCRTRDRVPGYKHRALSKDQISLRPSDVSSAVPLHPTIFKPKRLLCRLVAGYPPVVPPDGRLPACCHPSPRPQQDPPRPQQDPPRPPQDPPRPQQYPPRPQQDPPRPQQDPPRPQQDPPRPPQQDPPRPPQDPPKPQQDPPRPQQDPPKPQQDPPRPPQDPPKPQQDPPRFQPWTPQPHRLHGRPPVSEFPLPSPSHCSQRC; encoded by the exons ATGGCTTTG acagggtccaagtgccgGACCAGGGACCGAGTACCAGGGTCCAAGTGCCGGACCAGGGACCGAGTACCAGGGTCCAAGTGCCGGATCAGGGACCGAGTACCAGGGTCCAAGTGCCGGACCAGGGACCGAGTACCAGGGACCAAGTGCCGGACCAGGGACCGAGTACCAGGGTCCAAGTGCCGGACCAGGGACCGAGTACCAGGGACCAAGTGCCGGACCAGGGACCGAGTACCAGGGTCCAAGTGCCGGACCAGGGACCGAGTACCAGGGTCCAAGTGCCGGACCAGGGACCGAGTACCAGGGTCCAAGTGCCGGATCAGGGACCGAGTACCAGGGTCCAAGTGCCGGACCAGGGACCGAGTACCAGGGCCCAAGTGCCGGACCAGGGACCGAGTACCAGGGTCCAAGTGCCGGACCAGGGACCGAGTACCAGGGTCCAAGTGCCGGACCAGGGACCGAGTACCAGGGTCCAAGTGCCGGATCAGGGACCGAGTACCAGGGTCCAAGTGCCGGACCAGGGACCGAGTACCAGGGTCCAAGTGCCGGACCAGGGACCGAGTACCAGGGCCCAAGTGCCGGACCAGGGACCGAGTACCAGGGTCCAAGTGCCGGACCAGGGACCGAGTACCAGGGTCCAAGTGCCGGACCAGGGACCGAGTACCAGGGTCCAAGTGCCGGACCAGGGACCGAGTACCAGGGACCAAGTGCCGGACCAGGGACCGAGTACCAGGGTACAAGCACCGGGCCctttccaaggaccagatcagtctcaGGCCCTCTGACGTCTCGTCAGCTGTCCCACTTCATCCAACAATCTTCAAA CCTAAACGACTGTTGTGCCGCCTGGTGGCCGGCTACCCACCTGTTGTGCCACCTGATGGCAGGCTGCCCGCCTGTT GTCACCCGtcgccgaggccgcagcaggacccgCCCAGGCCGCAGCAGGACCCGCCGAGGCCGCCGCAGGACCCGCCCAGGCCGCAGCAGTACCCGCCCAGGCCGCAGCAGGACCCtccgaggccgcagcaggacccgccgaggccgcagcaggacccgCCGAGGCC gccgcagcaggacccgCCGAGGCCGCCGCAGGACCCGCCCAAGCCGCAGCAGGacccgccgaggccgcagcaggacccgCCCAAGCCGCAGCAGGACCCGCCGAGGCCGCCGCAGGACCCGCCCAAGCCGCAGCAGGacccgccgag GTTCCAGCCCTGGACCCCGCAG